The Aminithiophilus ramosus genome contains a region encoding:
- a CDS encoding ATP-binding protein, whose product MVAPYVVEFEVEKDDFLAAGEGSGSVKDTLKMLGMPSPVIRRAAIITYEAEMNLVIHGGGGLLRVLITPQRLEIISSDEGPGIPDVAMAMKEGYSTAPDRVREMGFGAGMGLPNIKRNSDSLEIDSTVGVGTTLRAVIELDSEGGSV is encoded by the coding sequence TTGGTCGCCCCCTACGTTGTGGAGTTCGAAGTCGAAAAAGACGATTTTCTGGCCGCCGGCGAGGGGTCGGGAAGCGTCAAGGACACTCTCAAGATGCTGGGCATGCCCTCTCCCGTCATACGTCGGGCTGCCATCATCACCTACGAGGCTGAGATGAATCTCGTCATTCACGGTGGAGGCGGCCTTCTCAGAGTTCTCATCACGCCCCAGAGACTGGAGATCATCTCCAGCGACGAGGGGCCCGGCATTCCCGACGTGGCGATGGCCATGAAGGAAGGCTACTCGACGGCTCCCGACAGGGTCCGCGAGATGGGTTTCGGCGCCGGCATGGGCCTGCCCAACATCAAACGAAATTCGGATTCCCTCGAGATCGACTCGACCGTCGGCGTCGGAACGACGCTCAGGGCCGTCATCGAGCTCGATTCAGAGGGAGGTAGCGTTTAA
- a CDS encoding 1-(5-phosphoribosyl)-5-[(5-phosphoribosylamino)methylideneamino]imidazole-4-carboxamide isomerase, which yields MILYPAIDLYEGRVVRLRQGDYDRLTAYGDDPVAQARLFAEAGCTWLHVVDLEGTRAGEPRHLHLLPALAETGLSIQYGGGLRSREALSSALRAGATRVMAGSLLVRDMTGAARLFDQWGEAIVAAVDVRDGAVAFGGWIEQSDLDPKGFLEKLLSLGARRFLVTSVARDGTGQGPDIELYRSLLATSPSAALIAAGGVASVEDLLSLRDLGLEGAVAGRSLYEGILSLVEALEALGRPC from the coding sequence ATGATCCTCTACCCGGCCATCGACCTCTACGAGGGACGGGTCGTCCGGCTCCGACAGGGAGATTACGACAGGCTGACGGCCTACGGCGACGACCCCGTCGCCCAGGCACGCCTCTTCGCCGAAGCGGGCTGCACCTGGCTTCACGTCGTCGATCTCGAAGGAACCAGGGCGGGAGAGCCGAGACATCTCCATCTCCTTCCGGCCCTGGCCGAGACGGGACTTTCCATCCAGTACGGAGGGGGGCTCCGCAGCAGGGAGGCCCTCTCGTCGGCCCTCCGGGCCGGCGCGACGCGGGTCATGGCAGGAAGCCTTCTCGTCAGGGACATGACAGGAGCGGCGAGACTCTTCGATCAGTGGGGAGAGGCCATCGTCGCCGCCGTCGACGTCAGGGACGGGGCCGTCGCCTTCGGCGGCTGGATCGAGCAGTCCGACCTCGATCCGAAAGGCTTCCTCGAAAAGCTCCTTTCCCTCGGCGCCCGGCGCTTCCTCGTCACCTCCGTGGCGCGGGACGGCACGGGGCAGGGCCCCGACATCGAGCTCTATCGCTCTCTTCTCGCCACGTCTCCCTCGGCGGCCCTCATCGCCGCCGGCGGCGTCGCCTCCGTCGAAGACCTCCTTTCCCTGAGGGATCTCGGGCTGGAAGGAGCCGTGGCCGGTCGATCCCTCTACGAGGGGATCCTCTCCCTGGTCGAGGCCCTCGAGGCGCTGGGCCGGCCATGCTGA
- the hisH gene encoding imidazole glycerol phosphate synthase subunit HisH yields the protein MIALIDYGAGNVTNVVRALARLGREARILSEPVPIDAELYVLPGVGAFPPAMERLRDRGWETFLRRWAAAGGPLLGICLGMQLLCEKSLEDGSTEGLGFIGGTVSLLEGTKRLPHMGWNDMVPLPACPVAGGPFYFVHSYALKASDDGKAFTDVDGRSFVSLVARDSVAGCQFHPERSGLEGVAFLGRLIEHLMKEGTR from the coding sequence GTGATCGCCCTCATCGACTACGGCGCCGGCAACGTGACCAACGTCGTCCGGGCCCTGGCGCGACTGGGCAGGGAGGCCCGGATTCTCTCCGAACCGGTCCCCATCGATGCCGAGCTCTACGTCCTTCCCGGCGTGGGTGCCTTTCCGCCCGCCATGGAACGGCTCCGGGATCGGGGATGGGAGACCTTTCTCCGCCGCTGGGCCGCCGCCGGGGGCCCCCTTCTGGGCATCTGCCTCGGGATGCAGCTCCTTTGCGAAAAGAGCCTCGAAGACGGATCCACGGAGGGACTGGGCTTCATCGGGGGCACCGTCTCCCTCCTGGAGGGCACGAAGCGCCTGCCTCACATGGGCTGGAACGATATGGTCCCCCTCCCCGCTTGCCCCGTCGCGGGAGGGCCCTTCTACTTCGTCCACAGCTACGCCCTGAAGGCAAGCGACGACGGAAAGGCCTTCACCGACGTCGACGGCCGTTCCTTCGTCTCCCTCGTCGCTAGAGACTCCGTCGCCGGATGCCAGTTTCACCCCGAGCGGAGCGGCCTCGAAGGCGTCGCCTTTCTGGGCCGTCTCATCGAGCATCTCATGAAGGAGGGAACACGATGA
- a CDS encoding M20 family metallopeptidase, translating to MDRKQDLFEHIDAMASDLTALSDFIFDHPEKGLEEHQACALLTDFLAREGFDVERGLVGMDTAFRASFDNRSGDGKGPSIGLLCEYDALEDLGHACGHHMQGPAIVGAASALKALCGDRPFRLVVYGTPAEETVGGKILMKERGCFQDIDVALMMHGSPTTTTDVRCLALISYEVTFLGRSAHAAIAPEKGRSALDALLLACQGIEFLREHVRDETRLHYTILDAGGPSNVIPARAKGEFSLRSYSTDYVDSVAKRVRDLFRGAALMAGVTCEIEEKPRYQAKIPVLALNELLMDNARRLEAPTLRPPREKTGSTDFGNVMYDLPGSCIRVAFVDEKASPHSEDYLRAGKSPEAHRCVLLGAKILAATCWDLVEREETLKAIQGEFGERKEELSRV from the coding sequence ATGGACAGAAAACAAGACCTTTTCGAGCACATCGACGCCATGGCCTCCGACCTGACCGCCCTGTCCGACTTCATCTTCGACCACCCCGAGAAGGGGCTGGAGGAACATCAGGCCTGTGCCCTGCTGACCGATTTCCTGGCCCGAGAGGGTTTCGACGTCGAAAGAGGTCTCGTCGGCATGGACACGGCCTTCCGGGCCTCTTTCGACAACAGGTCAGGAGACGGGAAGGGACCTTCCATCGGGCTTCTCTGCGAATACGACGCCCTGGAAGACCTGGGTCACGCCTGCGGCCACCACATGCAGGGACCGGCCATAGTCGGAGCCGCCTCGGCGCTGAAAGCCCTCTGCGGCGACAGGCCCTTTCGTCTCGTCGTCTACGGGACTCCGGCCGAGGAGACGGTGGGCGGGAAGATCCTCATGAAGGAAAGAGGCTGCTTTCAGGACATCGACGTGGCTCTCATGATGCACGGCTCTCCCACGACGACGACGGACGTCCGCTGCCTGGCCCTCATCTCCTACGAGGTGACCTTTCTCGGTCGGTCGGCCCATGCCGCCATCGCTCCCGAAAAAGGACGGAGCGCCCTCGACGCCCTTCTCCTGGCCTGTCAGGGCATCGAGTTCCTCCGGGAACACGTCCGGGACGAGACGCGGCTCCACTACACGATCCTCGACGCCGGAGGGCCGAGCAACGTCATTCCGGCGCGGGCCAAGGGCGAGTTCTCCCTGCGCTCCTACTCCACCGATTACGTCGATTCGGTGGCGAAGAGAGTCCGCGACCTCTTCCGCGGGGCGGCCCTCATGGCCGGAGTCACCTGCGAGATCGAGGAGAAGCCCCGCTATCAGGCGAAAATACCCGTCCTGGCCCTCAACGAACTTCTGATGGACAACGCCCGCAGGCTCGAGGCGCCGACGCTGCGCCCGCCGAGGGAGAAGACCGGTTCGACCGATTTCGGCAACGTCATGTACGACCTTCCCGGCTCCTGCATCCGCGTCGCCTTCGTCGACGAAAAGGCTTCCCCTCACTCCGAAGACTATCTCCGGGCGGGAAAGAGCCCCGAGGCCCATCGCTGCGTTCTGCTGGGAGCCAAAATCCTGGCGGCGACCTGCTGGGATCTCGTCGAAAGGGAGGAAACCCTCAAGGCGATCCAAGGAGAATTCGGAGAGAGGAAGGAAGAACTCTCCCGCGTCTGA
- the hisIE gene encoding bifunctional phosphoribosyl-AMP cyclohydrolase/phosphoribosyl-ATP diphosphatase HisIE produces the protein MNEAIFEGLRFGDDGLLPVVAQDAVTGEILMLAWADREALRETERLGELVLYSRSRGELWHKGKTSGNRMKVLALRADCDSDAVVALVEPAGPACHTGARSCFFRNLLGEGGDEASFPGRLWRYLLKRRHDGPDESYTASLLARGKSRVGQKIGEEGVETAIAVATGDREGTLYEAADLVYHLLVGLLSLDIPLGDLWKELASRHKGKE, from the coding sequence TTGAACGAAGCGATCTTCGAGGGGCTTCGATTCGGCGACGACGGCCTCCTGCCCGTCGTCGCCCAGGACGCCGTGACGGGAGAGATCCTCATGCTGGCCTGGGCCGACAGGGAGGCCCTGAGGGAGACGGAACGGCTGGGCGAGCTGGTCCTCTACAGCCGCTCCCGCGGGGAGCTCTGGCACAAGGGAAAGACGAGCGGCAACAGAATGAAGGTTCTGGCTCTCAGGGCGGACTGCGACAGCGACGCCGTCGTCGCCCTCGTCGAACCGGCAGGGCCGGCCTGCCACACGGGGGCCCGAAGCTGCTTCTTCCGCAATCTTCTCGGCGAGGGAGGCGACGAGGCCTCCTTTCCGGGACGTCTCTGGCGCTACCTCCTCAAAAGGCGCCACGACGGCCCCGACGAAAGTTACACCGCCTCCCTCCTGGCCCGGGGAAAAAGCCGGGTGGGACAGAAGATCGGCGAAGAGGGCGTCGAGACGGCCATAGCCGTCGCAACGGGAGACAGAGAAGGGACCCTCTACGAGGCGGCCGACCTCGTCTATCACCTCCTCGTCGGCCTTCTCTCCCTCGACATCCCCCTGGGAGACCTCTGGAAGGAACTGGCCTCGCGACACAAGGGAAAGGAATGA
- the hisG gene encoding ATP phosphoribosyltransferase: protein MLTLALPTGRVQKEALQLLASLGLPTKRLEKAGRSLVIDEGTTRYLLAKPMDVPLYVHYGVADLALVGSDVLAETSPALIELADTGQGRCRLVVAGPKELGRRFWGHESAIMGLRVATKYPRIADGYFAKRGVQVRIISLNGSIELAPLLNLSDCILDIVQTGTTLEANRLVVLDEVAPVSLRLVASRRSAQLRWQEIGPLVEKLNPSRKEVL, encoded by the coding sequence ATGCTGACCCTGGCTCTGCCGACGGGACGGGTCCAGAAGGAGGCCCTTCAACTTCTGGCCTCGCTGGGCCTGCCGACGAAAAGGCTGGAAAAGGCCGGACGGAGTCTGGTCATCGACGAGGGGACGACGCGCTATCTCCTGGCCAAGCCCATGGACGTCCCCCTCTACGTCCATTACGGCGTCGCCGATCTCGCCCTCGTCGGAAGCGACGTCCTGGCCGAGACGTCACCGGCCCTCATCGAGCTGGCCGACACGGGACAGGGGCGGTGCCGCCTCGTCGTCGCCGGGCCGAAGGAACTGGGCCGCCGCTTCTGGGGACACGAGAGCGCCATCATGGGCCTCCGCGTCGCCACCAAATATCCCCGCATCGCCGACGGCTATTTCGCGAAAAGGGGCGTTCAGGTCCGCATCATCTCCCTCAACGGCTCCATCGAGCTGGCCCCCCTGCTCAACCTCAGCGACTGCATCCTCGACATCGTCCAGACGGGAACGACGCTGGAGGCCAACCGTCTCGTCGTCCTCGACGAGGTGGCCCCCGTCTCGCTCCGCCTCGTGGCGAGCCGACGAAGCGCCCAACTCCGCTGGCAGGAGATCGGGCCTCTCGTCGAAAAGCTGAACCCCTCCCGGAAGGAGGTCCTCTAG
- the hisF gene encoding imidazole glycerol phosphate synthase subunit HisF has translation MLRKRIIPCLDVKEGRVVKGVNFVNLRDAGDPARLARVYMERGADELVFLDISASAQRRKTMTGWVRAVADELLIPFTVGGGISSAEEAREIVALGADKISLNTAAVENPGLIADCARLLGRQAVVVAIDVRRDGETFDVYIRGGREKSGLEALSWAREVERLGCGEILLTSMDRDGTKEGFDIDLLSRLTATVRVPVIASGGAGTKEHMAQAFEAGAEAALAASVFHFGTLDIGELKEWLDGRGIAVRLDKKARPRRDGN, from the coding sequence ATGCTGAGAAAAAGGATCATCCCCTGTCTCGACGTCAAAGAGGGACGGGTCGTCAAAGGAGTCAACTTCGTCAACCTCCGCGACGCCGGAGACCCGGCCCGACTGGCCCGGGTCTACATGGAGCGGGGCGCCGACGAGCTCGTCTTTCTCGACATCAGCGCCTCGGCCCAGCGGCGGAAGACCATGACGGGATGGGTCCGGGCCGTCGCCGACGAGCTGCTCATCCCCTTCACGGTGGGAGGCGGCATCTCCTCGGCCGAAGAGGCCCGGGAAATCGTCGCCCTCGGAGCCGACAAGATCTCCCTCAACACGGCGGCCGTCGAGAACCCCGGACTCATCGCCGACTGCGCCCGCCTTCTGGGACGCCAGGCCGTCGTCGTCGCCATCGACGTCCGCCGCGACGGAGAGACCTTCGACGTCTACATCCGGGGCGGCCGGGAAAAAAGCGGCCTCGAGGCCCTGAGCTGGGCCCGCGAGGTCGAGCGCCTCGGCTGCGGCGAAATCCTCCTCACCTCCATGGACCGCGACGGGACAAAAGAGGGCTTCGACATCGATCTTCTGAGCCGTCTCACCGCGACCGTCCGCGTTCCCGTCATCGCCTCGGGCGGTGCGGGAACGAAGGAGCACATGGCCCAGGCCTTCGAGGCCGGAGCGGAAGCGGCCCTGGCCGCCTCCGTCTTCCACTTCGGGACCCTCGACATCGGAGAACTGAAAGAATGGCTCGACGGGCGGGGAATCGCCGTCCGCCTCGACAAAAAGGCACGACCGAGGAGGGACGGAAATTGA
- a CDS encoding serine kinase, giving the protein MKVAAVLEALALEVHCPGRSDAEIRRGTVGDLLSFVMGRCPEEAVWVTIQNHVNVAAVAVLRDVPLIVLSDGRRPAPELAERCLKESIALASSPLSAYELCGRLYALGLEG; this is encoded by the coding sequence ATGAAAGTTGCCGCTGTCCTGGAGGCTCTTGCCCTCGAGGTCCACTGTCCCGGCCGGAGCGACGCAGAGATCCGCCGGGGCACCGTCGGAGACCTCCTCAGTTTCGTCATGGGTCGCTGTCCCGAAGAGGCGGTCTGGGTGACGATACAGAACCACGTCAACGTGGCCGCCGTCGCCGTTTTGCGCGACGTGCCTCTCATCGTCCTCTCCGACGGACGTAGACCCGCGCCGGAGCTGGCGGAGCGGTGTCTCAAGGAGTCGATCGCCCTGGCCTCGTCGCCCCTTTCGGCCTACGAACTCTGCGGCAGGCTCTACGCCCTGGGACTTGAGGGGTAG
- a CDS encoding PHP domain-containing protein — MVPFQVDLHVHTVLSPCGELEMGAPEIVEKARAEGIDILAVTDHNAADNVPALREAAGDGGPLVIAGIEVQTAEDIHVVTLFRSYGEAADFQGWLWKKMGPVLNDPDYFGWQVVIDGTNEVVRMEDRLLVQAVGYSVDEVVAETARRGGLSVMAHIDRSSFSYPVVLGPIPDELPVDALEVSRRVDAAGLEAFRRLYPRRVFTRASDAHRLDDLQARWGCRMLLEEPSFDELALALRGQGGRKVLL; from the coding sequence ATGGTCCCCTTTCAGGTGGACCTTCACGTCCACACCGTCCTTTCGCCCTGCGGCGAGCTGGAGATGGGGGCACCGGAGATCGTCGAAAAAGCGCGGGCCGAGGGGATCGATATCCTGGCCGTCACGGACCATAACGCCGCCGACAACGTGCCCGCCCTGCGCGAGGCCGCCGGAGACGGCGGACCGCTCGTCATCGCCGGTATCGAGGTTCAGACGGCCGAGGACATCCATGTCGTCACTCTCTTCCGCTCCTACGGCGAGGCCGCCGACTTCCAGGGATGGCTCTGGAAAAAGATGGGGCCCGTCCTCAACGACCCCGACTATTTCGGCTGGCAGGTCGTCATCGACGGCACCAACGAAGTGGTCCGCATGGAGGACCGTCTCCTCGTTCAGGCCGTCGGCTACAGCGTCGACGAAGTCGTCGCCGAGACGGCCCGCCGAGGCGGCCTCTCCGTCATGGCCCACATCGACAGGAGTTCCTTCTCCTACCCCGTCGTCCTCGGCCCCATCCCAGACGAGCTGCCCGTCGACGCCCTCGAAGTCTCCCGCCGCGTCGACGCGGCGGGGCTGGAGGCCTTCCGCCGCCTTTATCCGCGGCGAGTCTTCACCCGGGCCTCCGACGCCCATCGTCTCGACGATCTTCAGGCCCGGTGGGGCTGCAGGATGCTCCTCGAAGAGCCCTCCTTCGACGAGCTGGCCCTGGCCCTGCGCGGCCAGGGAGGTCGCAAGGTCCTTCTCTAG
- a CDS encoding YfcC family protein: protein MAVLKKRFNFADVKVPHTYVIIFTMILVAAALTYVIPAGQYDRLKNSAGITVVDPQSFHYVESAPAGVMGVLSAVPDGLKSTASLVFFLFIIGGVFQIINCTGAINVLVNRLSRTFSGREEFIIPVFLFTFSLGGALMGMSNEVLAFVPIGIMLARKSGFDAAVGTAMVTMGALAGFSAGTMNPFTVGIAQGIAELPLYSGLGLRIVLHFTFLLIGSVYLMRYARRVKNDPSCSIVADLEREEQAITLAQAEREETVSDFRHAGVLLAFLAGLAYILYGVFKYEWGIAEMQPIFIAMGIVGGLIGGMGPSAIAREFLNGARALAFGALVIGFARGILVVLQNGMILDTIIHGLAVWLQAMPAQLTALGMFLIHIVLNFFIPSGSGQAAATMPLFIPLADITGVSRQVAVLAFQLGDGISNGINPTSSNMNAFLGVAKITYPQWVRFAGPLIVTWQITGALFILVANHIGYGPF, encoded by the coding sequence ATGGCTGTGCTGAAGAAACGCTTCAATTTCGCCGACGTCAAAGTGCCTCACACTTACGTGATCATCTTCACCATGATCCTCGTCGCGGCGGCGCTGACCTACGTCATTCCCGCCGGACAGTACGATCGCCTGAAAAACAGCGCCGGCATCACCGTCGTCGACCCCCAATCCTTCCACTACGTCGAGTCCGCTCCGGCGGGTGTCATGGGCGTCCTCAGCGCCGTTCCCGACGGCCTGAAATCGACGGCCAGCCTCGTTTTCTTCCTCTTCATCATCGGAGGCGTCTTCCAGATCATCAACTGCACCGGGGCCATCAACGTCCTGGTCAACCGGCTGAGCAGGACCTTCAGCGGCCGAGAAGAGTTCATCATTCCCGTCTTTCTTTTCACCTTCTCCCTGGGCGGAGCCCTGATGGGCATGTCCAACGAGGTGCTGGCCTTCGTCCCCATCGGCATCATGCTGGCCCGCAAGTCGGGCTTCGACGCGGCGGTGGGAACGGCCATGGTCACCATGGGAGCCCTGGCCGGATTCAGCGCCGGAACGATGAACCCCTTCACCGTCGGCATCGCCCAGGGCATCGCCGAGCTTCCCCTCTACTCGGGTCTCGGCCTGCGCATCGTCCTCCACTTCACGTTCCTTCTCATCGGAAGCGTCTACCTCATGCGCTACGCCAGGAGAGTGAAGAACGATCCCTCGTGCAGCATCGTCGCCGATCTGGAGAGAGAGGAACAGGCCATCACCCTCGCCCAGGCCGAACGGGAGGAGACCGTCTCCGATTTCCGCCACGCAGGCGTCCTCCTCGCCTTCCTCGCAGGGCTGGCCTATATCCTCTACGGCGTCTTCAAATACGAATGGGGCATCGCCGAAATGCAGCCCATCTTCATCGCCATGGGCATCGTCGGAGGGCTTATCGGAGGCATGGGTCCCAGCGCGATCGCCCGGGAATTCCTGAACGGAGCCCGCGCCCTGGCCTTCGGCGCCCTCGTCATCGGTTTCGCCCGAGGCATCCTCGTCGTGCTCCAGAACGGGATGATTCTCGACACGATCATCCACGGCCTGGCCGTCTGGCTTCAGGCCATGCCGGCCCAGCTGACGGCCCTGGGCATGTTCCTCATCCACATCGTCCTCAATTTCTTCATCCCCTCCGGCAGCGGGCAGGCGGCGGCGACGATGCCCCTCTTCATCCCCCTGGCCGACATCACCGGCGTGAGCCGTCAGGTCGCCGTCCTGGCCTTTCAGCTCGGCGACGGCATCTCCAACGGCATCAACCCCACCTCGTCCAACATGAACGCCTTCCTGGGCGTGGCCAAGATCACCTATCCCCAGTGGGTCCGCTTCGCCGGCCCGCTCATCGTGACGTGGCAGATCACGGGAGCCCTCTTCATCCTCGTCGCCAACCATATCGGCTACGGTCCCTTCTGA
- a CDS encoding [Fe-Fe] hydrogenase large subunit C-terminal domain-containing protein, with translation MAQGVKIFDVACRGCVNCIRSCPTEAIRVIDGQVRIIPELCIDCGECIRSCGNKALGLDEDDWRLLQSHGASVVVADPTFYVQFSHYWRPALVVEALSSWNIEDLCPYVARAFDVAAYATARIIEGSTEDERPFISTYCPAVVRLIQTRFPELLGRLVPVESPLETGVALWRKETGRTDPVTLLAPCPAKITMIRSPEGRGNSNIDHVVSVKSVARDLLAGGPRVRGEREPMANTRWIRWAARRGESRHVKAFASRELTTVTVSGLRNTLDLLRDLELGRLHGVDFVECRVCDLGCIGGIGNAESRFLGQLRTEALNVDWNPSEEERAAIVDLYDAGVWRLPQPLSTRPGRPLAENLNEAMDRLKKMKEIFAGLPHIDCGACGRPSCKAMAEDIVRGCGETTDCIFKLRERISTLAADIIDLSTFQPQTLRGRGNR, from the coding sequence ATGGCCCAAGGGGTCAAGATTTTCGACGTGGCCTGTCGGGGGTGCGTCAACTGCATCCGCTCCTGTCCCACCGAGGCGATTCGCGTCATCGACGGCCAGGTGAGGATCATCCCCGAACTCTGCATCGACTGCGGCGAGTGCATCCGAAGCTGCGGCAACAAGGCTCTCGGCCTCGACGAGGATGACTGGCGGCTTCTTCAGTCCCACGGAGCCTCCGTCGTCGTCGCCGATCCCACCTTTTACGTTCAGTTCAGTCATTACTGGCGTCCGGCCCTCGTCGTCGAGGCTCTGTCTTCGTGGAACATCGAAGACCTCTGCCCCTACGTCGCGAGGGCCTTCGACGTCGCCGCCTACGCCACGGCCCGGATCATCGAAGGCTCGACGGAGGACGAGCGCCCCTTCATCTCCACCTACTGTCCCGCCGTGGTACGTCTCATTCAGACCCGCTTCCCCGAACTTCTGGGGCGGCTTGTCCCCGTCGAATCGCCCCTGGAGACGGGCGTCGCCCTCTGGCGCAAGGAAACGGGGAGAACCGATCCCGTGACGCTTCTGGCTCCCTGTCCGGCCAAGATCACCATGATCCGCAGTCCCGAGGGGCGGGGGAACAGCAATATCGACCATGTCGTCTCCGTCAAAAGCGTCGCCCGGGACCTTCTGGCCGGAGGTCCCCGCGTGAGGGGCGAGCGCGAGCCCATGGCCAACACCCGCTGGATCCGCTGGGCGGCCCGCAGAGGAGAGTCGCGTCACGTCAAGGCTTTCGCGTCGCGGGAGCTGACGACGGTCACCGTTTCGGGACTGCGCAACACCCTCGACCTTCTGAGGGATCTCGAGCTGGGCCGTCTCCACGGCGTCGATTTCGTCGAGTGCCGCGTCTGCGACCTGGGCTGCATCGGCGGAATCGGCAACGCCGAATCGCGCTTTCTCGGCCAGCTTCGGACGGAGGCCCTCAACGTCGACTGGAACCCTTCCGAGGAAGAGCGGGCGGCCATCGTCGACCTCTACGACGCAGGAGTCTGGCGCCTTCCCCAGCCTCTGTCGACGCGGCCCGGAAGGCCCCTGGCCGAAAACCTCAACGAGGCCATGGATCGCCTCAAGAAAATGAAGGAGATCTTCGCCGGCCTTCCCCACATCGACTGCGGCGCCTGTGGCCGGCCCTCCTGCAAGGCCATGGCCGAGGACATCGTCCGAGGCTGCGGCGAGACGACGGATTGCATCTTCAAGCTGCGGGAGCGCATCAGCACGCTCGCCGCCGACATCATCGATCTGTCCACATTCCAGCCTCAGACGCTGCGGGGAAGGGGAAATCGCTGA
- a CDS encoding LysR family transcriptional regulator, with amino-acid sequence MNLREQENLLAICKYGTIKYAAEALNISSPALSVFLSSKEKSLGFPLFDRMGKKFVPTEGGRLYLHYAAQMVDLKNQYEAALTDLKGGISGTLRLGLHPRRTTYLLPAALRRFSGLYPGVQVSVFEGGSSELFRMVLEGELDLVVNNRRSSHAALEYLPLYDDRLVVVVSPDHRRVREAQAIEGFPLPWIDLRVFDGETFILQHPSQSVRTYTDRALTHSGARPGRVFLIENLEAASQMAAEELGIAFNMASYTVNFVYPRPVLHFLVGDPGEIVPYHAIRRRDRYVPQYARDFVSVVAECAKEAPWSHSRP; translated from the coding sequence ATGAATCTGAGAGAGCAGGAAAATCTTCTGGCCATCTGCAAGTACGGCACCATCAAGTATGCCGCCGAGGCTCTGAACATCTCCTCGCCGGCGCTGAGCGTCTTCCTCAGCTCGAAGGAGAAAAGCCTCGGCTTCCCCCTCTTCGACCGAATGGGGAAGAAATTCGTCCCCACCGAGGGAGGGCGCCTCTATCTCCACTATGCGGCTCAAATGGTCGATCTGAAAAATCAGTACGAGGCGGCTCTGACCGATCTCAAGGGAGGCATTTCGGGGACGCTCAGGCTGGGCCTTCATCCCCGCCGGACGACGTATCTGCTGCCGGCGGCCCTTCGCCGTTTTTCCGGTCTCTACCCGGGCGTCCAGGTCTCCGTCTTCGAAGGGGGATCGTCGGAGCTCTTCCGCATGGTTCTGGAGGGGGAGCTGGACCTGGTCGTCAACAACAGGAGGTCCTCTCATGCCGCACTGGAGTACCTTCCTCTTTACGACGACCGCCTGGTCGTCGTCGTCTCTCCCGACCATCGCAGGGTCAGGGAGGCGCAGGCCATCGAGGGTTTTCCCCTTCCCTGGATCGATCTGAGGGTTTTCGACGGCGAGACCTTCATTCTTCAGCATCCCTCCCAGTCCGTCCGGACCTACACGGATCGCGCCTTGACCCATTCCGGAGCCAGGCCGGGGAGGGTCTTCCTGATCGAGAATCTCGAGGCGGCCTCGCAGATGGCGGCCGAAGAGCTCGGGATCGCCTTCAACATGGCGAGCTACACCGTCAACTTCGTCTACCCCAGGCCTGTCCTCCATTTTCTGGTGGGCGATCCCGGTGAGATCGTCCCCTACCATGCCATCAGGAGGCGGGATCGCTACGTGCCCCAGTACGCCCGCGACTTCGTCTCCGTCGTCGCCGAGTGCGCTAAAGAGGCCCCCTGGAGCCACAGCCGACCCTGA
- a CDS encoding imidazoleglycerol-phosphate dehydratase: protein MVTERQRKTKETEITLLLDTAPESPAVDVDIDCGFMGHMLTLLAHHGRWSLTVRGRGDDADDHHLVEDLAIVLGSALLEETKKTARTRYGWCALPMDGTLVLASVDISGRGSYSGDLPFPVATCRGFDLELIDEFFRALAREARTTIHIRALAVDNGHHLAEAAFKGLGRAFRQALSPADDEPSSKGSWL from the coding sequence ATGGTCACGGAACGGCAGAGGAAGACGAAAGAGACGGAAATCACCCTTCTTCTCGATACGGCACCGGAGAGCCCCGCAGTCGATGTCGACATCGACTGCGGCTTCATGGGCCACATGCTGACTCTCCTGGCCCACCACGGCCGCTGGAGCCTGACCGTCAGGGGTCGCGGCGACGACGCCGACGACCACCACCTCGTCGAAGACCTGGCCATCGTCCTCGGCTCGGCCCTCCTGGAAGAGACGAAGAAAACCGCCAGGACCCGCTACGGGTGGTGCGCCCTCCCCATGGACGGGACCCTCGTCCTCGCCTCCGTCGACATCAGCGGCAGAGGATCGTACAGCGGAGACCTCCCCTTCCCCGTGGCCACCTGCAGGGGCTTCGACCTCGAACTGATCGACGAGTTCTTCCGGGCCCTGGCCCGCGAGGCCCGGACGACGATCCACATCCGGGCACTGGCCGTCGACAACGGCCACCACCTGGCCGAGGCGGCCTTCAAGGGGCTGGGCCGGGCCTTCCGTCAGGCCCTGTCGCCGGCCGACGACGAGCCCAGCAGCAAGGGGAGCTGGCTGTGA